The Sphingobacterium bambusae genome includes a window with the following:
- the metK gene encoding methionine adenosyltransferase has translation MAYLFTSESVSEGHPDKIADQISDALIDNFLAWDEDSRVAIETLVTTGQVVLAGEVKSKIYLDVQKIARSVIQKIGYTKSEYMFEANSCGVLSAIHEQSAEINQGVDRKTKQDQGAGDQGIMFGYANNETENYMPLALDLAHRLLFELAVLRRENADITYLRPDAKSQVTLEYSDDHKPLRIDTIVISTQHDDFAPEAAMLEKITQDVKNILVPRVKAQLKPELQALFNDDIKFHVNPTGKFVIGGPHGDTGLTGRKIIVDTYGGKGAHGGGAFSGKDPSKVDRSAAYATRHIAKNLVAAGVADEILVQISYAIGVKDPMGIYVNTYGTSKVGLSDGEISSKIATIFDMTPYGIETRLGLRNPIYSETAAYGHMGRTPQTVSKTFESSTGETKTVEVELFTWEKLDYVDKIKQAFSL, from the coding sequence ATGGCATATTTATTTACTTCAGAGTCGGTGTCAGAAGGGCACCCAGACAAAATTGCAGATCAAATTTCTGACGCTTTGATCGATAATTTTTTGGCGTGGGATGAAGATTCCCGCGTAGCTATAGAAACACTGGTAACCACAGGACAAGTGGTGCTGGCGGGTGAAGTGAAATCGAAAATCTACTTAGACGTACAGAAAATAGCACGATCTGTTATTCAAAAAATTGGTTATACAAAATCGGAATACATGTTCGAAGCCAATTCTTGTGGCGTGTTGTCGGCCATACATGAACAGTCGGCAGAGATCAACCAAGGCGTTGATAGAAAAACAAAGCAGGATCAAGGCGCTGGTGACCAGGGCATCATGTTTGGTTATGCGAACAACGAGACAGAAAACTATATGCCTTTGGCATTGGATTTAGCACACCGTTTGCTGTTTGAACTCGCCGTTTTACGCCGCGAAAATGCAGATATCACCTACCTTCGCCCCGATGCGAAATCACAGGTTACATTGGAATATAGTGATGATCATAAACCACTACGCATAGACACCATTGTTATTTCAACACAGCATGACGATTTTGCTCCTGAAGCAGCGATGCTCGAAAAGATAACACAGGATGTAAAAAACATTTTGGTACCTAGAGTAAAAGCACAGCTGAAACCAGAACTTCAAGCGCTGTTCAACGACGACATCAAGTTCCACGTGAACCCCACTGGAAAGTTCGTTATTGGCGGACCACATGGTGACACCGGACTCACTGGACGCAAGATCATTGTCGATACCTACGGCGGCAAAGGTGCTCACGGTGGTGGAGCTTTTTCAGGAAAGGATCCTTCGAAGGTTGACCGTTCAGCAGCCTACGCAACGCGCCATATTGCCAAGAATCTCGTTGCCGCAGGCGTTGCAGATGAAATCTTGGTACAGATTTCTTACGCTATCGGCGTGAAGGATCCTATGGGAATCTATGTAAACACCTACGGAACAAGCAAGGTAGGTCTGAGTGATGGCGAGATTTCCAGCAAGATTGCTACAATCTTCGATATGACACCTTATGGTATAGAAACACGCCTTGGATTGCGCAACCCGATTTATTCGGAAACCGCAGCCTATGGTCATATGGGCAGAACACCACAAACCGTGAGTAAAACCTTCGAAAGCTCAACAGGCGAAACGAAAACCGTCGAGGTAGAACTATTTACTTGGGAAAAACTAGACTACGTGGATAAAATAAAACAAGCATTCTCGCTTTAA
- a CDS encoding DUF58 domain-containing protein, with translation MWDIAVLFVGKGKVALIRDYPEKLSNGDENELSIIVQSYYPVKIGLRLLEEFPEQLQLREVDFAFPLKPRQEKRVLYNIRPTSRGLYTFNRCHALVQHLGFFARKFSLQEPQSIPCYPSFIQMRKYQLLATTDRLVELGVKRVRKIGATLEFDHIREYVRGDEFRHLNWKATAKHQKLLINQYQEEKSQPIYSIIDTGRVMRMPFKGLTLLDYAINSTLVLSNAAILKQDRAGMLTFSNEIGNHIPAEKRNNQMRLISDKLYGIETDFKESEFGNLYAFCNRHINKRSLLMLYSNFETTDALARQMPYLRMLAKTHILVVVVFKNTELVAMSKESGPRVIDVYNQIIAEKFVYDKGLVIQELHRQGIQTIYTAPEDLTINAINKYLEIKARGLL, from the coding sequence ATGTGGGATATTGCCGTGCTATTTGTCGGAAAAGGGAAAGTAGCCCTGATAAGAGACTATCCGGAAAAGCTATCGAATGGAGACGAAAATGAATTGTCGATTATAGTGCAGAGCTATTATCCTGTGAAAATAGGCCTGCGTCTGTTGGAAGAATTTCCAGAACAATTGCAGCTGCGGGAGGTCGATTTCGCTTTTCCATTGAAACCTCGACAAGAGAAACGTGTGCTTTATAATATTAGGCCTACCAGTCGAGGCCTATACACCTTTAATCGCTGCCATGCCTTGGTGCAACATTTGGGGTTTTTCGCGCGTAAGTTTTCGCTACAAGAACCACAAAGTATTCCCTGCTATCCCTCATTTATCCAGATGCGTAAATATCAGTTGCTGGCAACGACCGATCGTTTGGTAGAACTTGGCGTAAAACGTGTAAGAAAGATTGGGGCTACCTTGGAGTTCGATCATATTCGTGAATATGTGAGGGGCGATGAATTTCGGCATCTCAACTGGAAGGCTACAGCTAAACATCAGAAGTTGTTGATCAACCAATACCAAGAGGAAAAATCACAGCCTATCTACTCGATTATCGATACCGGAAGAGTGATGCGCATGCCATTCAAAGGACTAACCTTGTTGGATTATGCCATTAACTCGACTTTAGTGCTCTCCAACGCGGCGATTCTTAAACAGGATAGGGCAGGAATGTTGACTTTTTCAAACGAAATCGGCAACCATATTCCTGCCGAAAAGCGGAATAATCAGATGCGGCTGATATCAGACAAACTGTATGGTATTGAGACAGATTTTAAGGAATCGGAATTTGGAAACCTCTATGCTTTCTGCAACCGGCATATCAACAAACGTTCGCTGTTGATGTTGTACAGCAATTTTGAAACAACGGACGCTTTGGCAAGGCAGATGCCCTACCTACGCATGCTAGCGAAAACGCATATATTGGTAGTGGTGGTGTTTAAAAATACCGAGCTAGTCGCTATGTCCAAAGAAAGCGGACCCCGAGTGATTGATGTTTATAATCAAATTATTGCCGAGAAGTTTGTATACGATAAAGGATTGGTGATTCAGGAGTTGCATCGACAAGGGATACAGACAATCTATACGGCACCGGAAGATTTGACCATAAATGCCATCAACAAATACTTGGAGATTAAAGCTAGAGGATTACTTTGA
- a CDS encoding AAA family ATPase, whose amino-acid sequence MSELASKYEPNFENRIDLSVLQEKMDAVKSEVKKVIVGQDDVIRKLLIAILAGGHSLIEGMPGVAKTLTAKLIAKSVQGDFKRIQFTPDLMPSDVTGSSILDLKSNEFQFLQGPIFGHIVLIDEINRAPAKTQSSLFECMSERQVTVDGTTYPVPRPFVVFATQNPIEHEGTYRLPEAQLDRFLFKINVGYPALEEEMEILREHHAQKTGDKEDLVQPVVGIAELIGFQELVKQLYVHEDVFAYIVQVIFNTRSNPNLSLGASPRASIALLEASKASAALQGRDFITPDDVKYVAPNILGHRVLLTPEKEMEGFTSDFIIKQIVDAIEIPR is encoded by the coding sequence ATGAGTGAACTAGCAAGTAAATATGAGCCTAATTTCGAGAATAGGATCGACTTAAGTGTGTTGCAGGAAAAGATGGATGCCGTGAAATCGGAGGTGAAGAAAGTTATTGTGGGGCAAGACGATGTTATTCGAAAGTTACTCATCGCTATATTAGCTGGCGGGCATTCCTTGATCGAGGGGATGCCAGGTGTCGCAAAAACGTTAACGGCAAAACTGATCGCTAAGAGCGTGCAGGGCGACTTTAAGCGTATACAGTTTACACCCGATCTTATGCCATCCGACGTGACGGGATCTTCTATCCTCGATCTTAAGAGCAATGAATTTCAATTTTTGCAAGGTCCTATCTTTGGGCATATCGTCTTGATTGATGAAATAAACCGAGCGCCGGCCAAGACACAGTCTTCGCTTTTTGAATGTATGTCTGAACGGCAAGTGACCGTCGATGGGACGACCTATCCGGTGCCGCGACCTTTTGTTGTCTTTGCCACGCAAAACCCGATTGAGCACGAAGGCACCTATCGATTACCGGAGGCACAGCTCGATCGATTTCTTTTCAAAATCAATGTCGGCTATCCGGCTTTGGAAGAGGAAATGGAAATCCTGCGGGAGCATCATGCCCAGAAAACAGGCGATAAAGAGGATTTGGTGCAGCCCGTCGTCGGTATCGCGGAGCTCATAGGCTTCCAAGAGCTGGTGAAGCAATTGTATGTACATGAAGATGTATTTGCCTATATCGTGCAGGTGATTTTTAATACCCGTTCGAATCCAAATTTGAGTCTTGGGGCTTCCCCTCGTGCATCGATAGCATTGTTGGAAGCTTCCAAGGCTAGCGCAGCGCTGCAGGGGCGAGATTTTATAACGCCGGATGATGTCAAGTATGTGGCACCTAATATCCTTGGGCACCGGGTGTTATTAACTCCGGAGAAGGAGATGGAAGGCTTCACCAGTGATTTTATCATTAAACAAATTGTGGATGCTATAGAAATTCCTCGATAA
- a CDS encoding DUF4350 domain-containing protein encodes MKGTGKLGIALLIVTLLAIVFIDLTKDSQIDWSRSYDQRDKIPFGLYFTRTELPHILADSSEVKDFTSTNYDDLKRFLPGKENASLIFVVDQFYEGKESIAELLAFVERGGEVFISSNSLPPVLLDSLGLSQDYYYPQDFGETVDLNARVFALSNGRQAFYKDLEYPGLFYGIDSTGVRSAGYFEAGGRQLPNFVEVRRKKGRFLIHLEPLMFTNYYMLQEQNFLYGAAALKLIARKRVFWYDALFQSKEIARTPLRVLLQNEGLRQAWYLLLFGLLLLLLFRSKREQMAVPVVEAEKNLSKEFARTIATLYYENGNDSNLLQKKIEYFLYDLRTKFFIDTLQLEDAGFAEQLSKKTGVPRADCERIVALVNKYRKITYSTDSELMEVHKQIEEFKSKANIL; translated from the coding sequence ATGAAGGGGACTGGAAAATTAGGTATTGCGCTGCTGATTGTCACCTTGCTGGCAATTGTCTTCATCGATCTCACCAAAGATAGTCAGATTGACTGGTCGCGAAGTTACGATCAACGGGATAAAATACCGTTTGGACTATATTTTACACGCACCGAACTGCCGCATATCCTGGCAGATAGCAGTGAGGTGAAGGATTTCACATCTACAAATTATGATGATCTGAAACGATTTCTGCCGGGTAAGGAAAATGCCAGTCTTATTTTCGTCGTAGACCAGTTTTATGAAGGGAAGGAATCTATTGCTGAGCTTCTGGCGTTTGTCGAAAGAGGAGGTGAGGTCTTTATTTCATCAAATAGTCTACCTCCCGTTTTATTGGATAGTTTGGGCTTAAGTCAAGATTATTATTACCCACAGGATTTTGGCGAAACCGTTGACCTAAATGCTAGGGTGTTCGCGTTGAGCAATGGGCGACAGGCTTTTTACAAGGACTTGGAATACCCTGGACTATTTTACGGGATAGATTCTACTGGCGTGCGCTCGGCCGGATATTTTGAGGCGGGGGGACGTCAACTGCCCAATTTTGTGGAAGTGCGGCGTAAAAAGGGACGCTTTTTAATTCATTTGGAGCCTCTTATGTTTACAAACTACTACATGCTGCAAGAACAAAACTTTTTGTACGGCGCCGCGGCATTAAAACTGATAGCGCGCAAGCGTGTTTTTTGGTATGATGCATTGTTTCAAAGTAAAGAGATCGCGAGGACGCCTTTGCGGGTATTGCTCCAAAATGAAGGTCTTCGACAAGCGTGGTACTTGTTGCTCTTCGGGCTGTTGCTGCTTTTGCTGTTCAGAAGCAAGCGGGAGCAGATGGCTGTTCCTGTTGTCGAGGCCGAGAAAAATCTGTCAAAGGAGTTTGCGAGAACCATTGCGACCTTGTATTACGAAAACGGTAACGACAGCAATCTCTTGCAAAAGAAAATAGAATACTTTCTATACGATCTGCGCACGAAGTTCTTTATTGATACGCTGCAGTTGGAAGATGCCGGATTTGCAGAACAGTTGTCGAAGAAAACTGGTGTTCCACGTGCCGATTGCGAACGAATTGTGGCCTTGGTAAACAAATATCGGAAGATTACCTACTCCACAGATAGCGAACTTATGGAGGTACATAAACAAATTGAAGAATTTAAAAGTAAAGCCAATATATTATGA
- a CDS encoding ABC transporter permease, whose amino-acid sequence MEIDFEFRKERKLGEIVQDFINLLRLVLRHFFQTIFKLAVIPLCCMLVLIYYGTTRINLSTTQDFSESLDIIGIAISAFFGLMLVSMVFFGLAIEYFILLKNNRNTDFSSRDVWQSFVQHLSKYLTFLVVAIVAMFILIIPIAVAMLILAFIPLVGSFAMGILGTFVGVWFFCAFLLYREDYVDAGGSLQKTFSMLRKKMIDYSVSSYVVSFVFQVLLMMLSLMPTLILGIIAYNTIGFDNTFFDSIFGRMLVSFGATLIVLLYIVYYMFSVLVYGIIYETIKEIEYGENIYEKIDRLGGPANEL is encoded by the coding sequence ATGGAAATAGACTTTGAATTTCGAAAAGAACGAAAACTTGGCGAAATTGTCCAAGATTTCATTAACCTATTGCGCTTGGTGCTGCGGCATTTTTTCCAAACGATATTTAAGTTAGCCGTTATCCCGCTATGTTGCATGTTGGTGTTGATTTATTACGGTACCACACGGATTAACTTAAGTACGACACAGGATTTCTCGGAATCGCTCGATATCATAGGAATCGCGATATCTGCCTTTTTCGGATTGATGTTGGTGAGTATGGTGTTCTTTGGTTTGGCAATCGAGTATTTCATCTTGCTTAAAAATAATAGGAATACCGATTTTAGTTCGCGGGACGTATGGCAATCGTTCGTACAGCATCTAAGCAAATATCTGACGTTTTTAGTTGTCGCGATAGTGGCGATGTTTATCCTCATCATTCCTATCGCTGTGGCGATGCTTATTTTGGCATTTATTCCCTTAGTAGGCAGTTTCGCAATGGGTATTTTAGGAACATTCGTTGGCGTTTGGTTTTTTTGTGCATTCTTGTTGTACAGGGAAGACTATGTGGATGCGGGTGGAAGCTTGCAGAAGACATTTTCCATGCTTCGCAAGAAAATGATCGATTATAGCGTATCTTCTTATGTGGTCAGTTTTGTTTTTCAAGTGCTCTTGATGATGCTGTCCTTGATGCCGACCTTGATCTTAGGGATTATTGCCTATAACACCATCGGTTTTGACAACACCTTTTTTGATAGCATCTTTGGTAGAATGTTGGTTTCCTTCGGCGCGACCCTCATTGTGCTACTTTACATTGTATATTATATGTTTTCTGTGCTAGTTTACGGCATTATTTACGAGACCATCAAAGAAATAGAATACGGCGAGAATATTTATGAAAAGATTGATCGCTTGGGAGGGCCGGCTAATGAGCTTTAG
- a CDS encoding stage II sporulation protein M translates to MREASFIDRNKEKWVLIEGNLRNKMNVEPDLLAANYMELTNDLAYAQTFYPHSKTKDYLNELAILAHQQLYRDQKSSENQIKIFFQREIPEAIWELRRPLFYALLIFCFSIAIGFVSAYYDLDFVRLILGDHYVDMSIKNIESGNPAGVYAGGSEMGSALAITINNVRVAFLGFAFGIFYSVGAGYILFNNGIMVGAFHYMFYQHGVMGEAMSAIWIHGAIELSVIVIAGGCGLAIGNSILFPRSYTRIESFKRRIRTAAKVLVSTVPFFVLAGFLEGFVTRHYQVSIWMCALIITVSFVAVLYFYVIRPYKMAKIYGWK, encoded by the coding sequence ATGAGAGAAGCATCCTTTATTGATAGGAATAAGGAGAAGTGGGTCTTGATCGAGGGCAATTTGCGTAATAAAATGAATGTAGAGCCGGATCTATTGGCCGCTAACTATATGGAATTGACCAACGACCTCGCTTATGCGCAGACATTCTACCCGCATTCCAAAACGAAAGACTACCTAAATGAACTGGCGATCCTAGCGCACCAGCAGCTTTATCGCGACCAAAAATCGTCCGAGAACCAGATCAAGATTTTTTTTCAGCGGGAGATACCCGAGGCTATTTGGGAGTTGAGGCGTCCGTTGTTCTACGCTTTACTTATCTTTTGTTTTTCCATTGCCATCGGTTTCGTATCTGCCTATTACGATCTCGATTTTGTCCGACTTATTCTTGGAGACCACTATGTAGATATGAGCATCAAGAATATTGAAAGTGGCAATCCGGCGGGGGTTTATGCCGGAGGCAGTGAAATGGGATCAGCCTTGGCCATCACCATTAATAATGTTCGCGTAGCTTTTTTGGGATTTGCTTTCGGCATATTTTACAGTGTAGGAGCGGGGTATATCCTGTTCAACAATGGTATTATGGTCGGCGCATTTCACTACATGTTCTATCAACATGGCGTAATGGGTGAGGCGATGTCAGCCATTTGGATACATGGTGCCATTGAGCTTTCTGTTATTGTGATCGCCGGGGGCTGTGGTCTTGCTATTGGTAATAGTATCCTTTTTCCAAGATCGTATACACGGATAGAATCCTTTAAGCGACGTATTAGAACAGCTGCCAAGGTGTTGGTCAGTACGGTTCCCTTTTTTGTGCTCGCTGGTTTTTTGGAAGGCTTCGTCACGCGGCATTACCAAGTTTCCATTTGGATGTGTGCGCTGATCATAACGGTTTCTTTCGTGGCGGTTCTCTACTTCTATGTGATTCGTCCCTATAAAATGGCCAAGATTTACGGATGGAAATAG
- a CDS encoding RDD family protein: MNRLLINTPQNVKFEYKLASLGSRIIAFAIDYFIIVCYALLIFFFLSQIGLFNASDNWLMMGVYMLFLLPAFFYPFLMETFFNGQTVGKLIMKIKVVKVDGTRANIYQYFVRWVCTIVDIFLCVGALGISSIIATRNAQRIGDIAADTAVISTKQDMFIQQTLFAEITQEHHVTFPQVLQLSDEDANIIKEVYRKGYERKDYNIILALSNKLVELLDVKPQMRPEEFIDIVIKDYYYTFRDR; this comes from the coding sequence ATGAACAGATTGTTGATAAACACACCGCAAAACGTAAAGTTCGAGTACAAACTCGCTTCTTTGGGCTCCAGAATTATTGCATTTGCTATCGACTACTTTATTATTGTTTGCTATGCTTTACTGATCTTTTTCTTCCTGAGCCAGATCGGCCTGTTCAATGCGTCGGATAATTGGTTGATGATGGGGGTATACATGCTTTTTCTTCTACCAGCGTTCTTCTATCCATTTTTAATGGAAACCTTTTTTAATGGACAAACGGTCGGAAAGCTCATCATGAAAATAAAAGTTGTCAAGGTTGACGGCACGCGAGCCAATATCTATCAATATTTTGTACGTTGGGTATGCACAATCGTCGATATTTTTCTGTGCGTCGGCGCGCTGGGGATCAGCAGCATCATAGCCACCCGCAATGCACAACGGATTGGAGACATCGCCGCCGATACGGCAGTGATCAGCACCAAGCAGGATATGTTTATTCAACAAACCCTATTTGCGGAGATTACCCAAGAACACCATGTTACCTTTCCGCAGGTATTGCAGCTCTCGGATGAAGATGCCAACATTATCAAAGAGGTGTATAGGAAAGGATATGAGCGTAAAGACTACAATATTATCCTTGCCTTAAGCAATAAACTGGTCGAATTGCTGGACGTGAAGCCACAGATGCGCCCTGAAGAGTTTATCGATATCGTTATAAAAGACTACTACTACACTTTTCGCGATAGGTAA
- the trmB gene encoding tRNA (guanosine(46)-N7)-methyltransferase TrmB, with translation MGKDKLRKFAEVATFANVVQLEAGQAFKGKWANTFFKNEQPVILELACGKGEYTVNLAKLFPEKNFIGVDYKGNRIWRGAKTALEEGITNVGFLRIQIETILEYFAAGEIDEIWITFPDPQPQISREKKRLTHPKFLEKYKTLLSDAGIMHLKTDNDGFYAYTLEQIEGLKLQKKRETTDLYKSNLVDDVLAIKTYYERKYLADSKNINYVEWTFK, from the coding sequence ATGGGTAAGGACAAGTTAAGGAAATTTGCGGAGGTGGCGACCTTTGCAAACGTTGTACAATTGGAAGCTGGACAAGCATTTAAGGGGAAATGGGCTAACACGTTCTTTAAGAATGAGCAACCAGTGATCTTAGAATTGGCCTGTGGAAAAGGGGAGTACACGGTTAATCTAGCGAAGCTCTTCCCGGAGAAAAATTTTATTGGCGTTGACTACAAAGGAAACCGAATTTGGCGTGGTGCCAAAACTGCACTGGAAGAAGGAATAACGAATGTAGGCTTTCTACGCATTCAGATCGAAACAATTTTAGAATACTTTGCCGCAGGAGAGATTGACGAAATTTGGATTACTTTTCCCGATCCGCAACCCCAGATTAGTCGCGAAAAAAAGCGGTTGACACACCCAAAATTCTTGGAAAAATATAAGACTTTGCTATCCGATGCTGGGATTATGCATCTGAAAACGGATAATGATGGCTTTTATGCGTATACCCTCGAACAGATTGAAGGGCTTAAATTGCAAAAGAAAAGAGAAACCACCGATCTTTATAAATCTAATCTAGTCGATGATGTGCTGGCGATCAAGACCTATTATGAACGGAAGTATCTTGCCGATAGTAAGAATATCAATTACGTCGAGTGGACCTTCAAATAG
- the fcl gene encoding GDP-L-fucose synthase translates to MEKDAKIFVAGHRGMVGSAIVRTLEKAGYRHIIKRTSKELDLRDQQAVSSFFEEQRPDYVFLAAAKVGGIVANNTYRADFIYENIAIQTNVIHQSYVNKVKKLLFLGSSCIYPKLAPQPLKEDYLLTGLLEPTNEPYAIAKIAGIKMCEAYRTQYGCDFISAMPTNLYGINDNYHPENSHVLPALIRRFHEAKIQGAESVTIWGTGSPLREFLYADDLGEACLFLMEAYSQDQFINIGVGEDLSIGSLALLIKEIVGFEGAILFDSSKPDGTPRKLMDVTKIRELGWKHKVSLAEGIKLAYADYIAKHTN, encoded by the coding sequence GTGGAAAAAGACGCTAAAATATTTGTAGCTGGTCACCGCGGAATGGTGGGATCAGCAATTGTTCGGACACTGGAGAAAGCCGGTTACCGCCATATTATCAAACGCACGTCGAAGGAACTGGATCTCCGCGACCAACAGGCTGTATCTTCATTTTTCGAAGAACAACGCCCGGATTATGTTTTCTTGGCAGCAGCAAAAGTTGGTGGCATCGTCGCCAATAATACCTACCGTGCGGATTTCATTTATGAAAACATCGCTATCCAGACCAATGTCATCCATCAGTCCTATGTAAATAAGGTTAAAAAATTGCTGTTCCTCGGCTCTAGTTGTATCTACCCTAAATTAGCTCCACAACCACTAAAAGAGGACTACCTGCTCACTGGATTATTAGAACCAACAAACGAGCCCTATGCCATTGCAAAAATTGCTGGAATAAAGATGTGCGAAGCGTATCGCACACAATACGGCTGCGATTTCATATCCGCTATGCCGACAAACCTCTATGGTATAAATGATAATTACCATCCCGAAAATTCACATGTTCTCCCGGCACTTATTCGGCGATTCCATGAAGCAAAAATACAAGGTGCGGAAAGCGTTACAATTTGGGGAACGGGAAGCCCGTTAAGGGAGTTTTTGTATGCAGACGACCTAGGCGAAGCATGCCTTTTCCTAATGGAGGCCTACAGTCAAGATCAATTTATTAATATCGGTGTCGGCGAGGATCTTAGCATAGGATCATTAGCGTTACTGATCAAGGAAATTGTGGGATTTGAGGGAGCGATTTTATTCGATTCCAGCAAACCTGATGGCACGCCACGTAAACTCATGGATGTCACAAAAATCAGAGAATTGGGCTGGAAGCATAAGGTTTCACTAGCTGAAGGCATTAAATTGGCTTATGCCGATTATATAGCGAAGCATACAAATTAG
- a CDS encoding phage holin family protein — MEEEKFSFSGTFQKGKEYVDTQIKLLKLRALAKGSRIAGSLVLDVSKVILTLFIVFFCSLALGFFLGELLHSNALGFLLTGVIFFVILLLIRAFEPKLESIFMNVTIRKLANKWDGDEDDDVIEEKVKTNIHEEFTKNK; from the coding sequence ATGGAAGAAGAAAAATTTTCATTTAGTGGCACGTTCCAAAAAGGAAAGGAATACGTCGATACGCAGATCAAATTATTAAAATTGCGCGCTCTGGCTAAGGGATCCCGCATTGCAGGATCGTTGGTGCTCGATGTCTCCAAAGTCATTCTTACGTTATTCATCGTTTTCTTCTGTTCGTTGGCTCTCGGTTTTTTTCTTGGTGAGTTGCTGCACAGCAATGCTTTGGGTTTTCTGCTTACAGGCGTAATATTTTTTGTGATTTTGTTGCTCATTCGCGCTTTCGAGCCGAAATTGGAGTCTATTTTTATGAATGTGACAATCCGAAAATTGGCTAACAAATGGGATGGCGATGAAGACGATGATGTAATTGAAGAGAAAGTAAAAACGAATATACATGAAGAGTTCACAAAAAATAAATAA
- a CDS encoding YtxH domain-containing protein codes for MNENGKIVTALLAGLAAGAVLGLLFAPDKGSETRDKIQDSLADLGDAIKERAEEQLDQLQDLKEKLVAVVKSKVAKTESIIDDEIEEHA; via the coding sequence ATGAACGAAAACGGTAAAATAGTTACAGCGTTGTTAGCAGGCTTAGCAGCTGGTGCAGTATTGGGTCTATTGTTTGCGCCCGATAAGGGATCGGAAACAAGAGACAAGATCCAAGACTCATTGGCAGACCTTGGTGATGCGATAAAAGAACGTGCTGAGGAGCAGCTGGATCAGTTGCAAGATCTGAAAGAAAAATTAGTTGCCGTCGTAAAATCGAAAGTCGCTAAAACGGAATCGATTATCGACGACGAGATCGAAGAGCATGCATAA